Proteins from a genomic interval of Pelagibaculum spongiae:
- a CDS encoding pseudouridine synthase — protein sequence MKSSVRAAQASSVVLPETVTDQPTVFGFLTSHFPQIGADVWRQRILDGKVHWHDGQLISLDSQFVPRQRVYYYREVAKESLIPFEEKLLFQNDHILLVYKPHFLAVNPSGNFVNECLVNRLRLKLDNPNIVASHRLDRATAGIMLLCKQPENRHLYHELFKQRKISKTYQAIATLSSPLQQLEQGQLAVPQNWSVRNHIAKATPSFMRHVIDGEANSHSEISLIEVNNNLGLFELEPVTGKTHQLRLHMMSLGMPIHNDRLYPQLLDKAADDFENPLKLLAKRLRFTDPITQQKIDVSCEGLNF from the coding sequence ATGAAGTCATCGGTTCGAGCCGCCCAAGCGTCTTCTGTAGTATTACCTGAAACTGTTACCGACCAACCGACCGTGTTCGGTTTTTTAACCAGCCATTTCCCGCAAATAGGCGCAGATGTTTGGCGACAGAGAATCCTTGATGGCAAAGTGCATTGGCACGATGGCCAGCTAATTTCGCTAGACAGTCAGTTTGTTCCACGGCAACGGGTCTATTACTACCGAGAAGTAGCAAAGGAGTCGCTAATTCCGTTTGAAGAAAAACTGCTGTTCCAAAACGACCATATATTGCTGGTCTACAAACCTCATTTTCTGGCAGTTAATCCCAGCGGCAATTTTGTAAATGAGTGTTTGGTCAATCGCTTAAGACTAAAGCTGGATAATCCGAATATTGTGGCAAGCCACCGGTTAGATCGTGCTACCGCAGGCATTATGCTGCTGTGTAAGCAACCTGAAAATCGCCATCTGTACCATGAATTATTCAAACAACGAAAAATAAGCAAAACCTACCAAGCAATCGCTACTTTATCGAGCCCGCTGCAGCAGCTTGAACAAGGCCAATTAGCCGTACCTCAAAACTGGTCTGTCAGAAACCATATTGCTAAAGCAACGCCTAGCTTCATGCGACATGTTATCGACGGTGAAGCCAACAGCCATTCTGAAATTAGTTTGATTGAAGTGAACAACAACTTAGGATTATTTGAGTTGGAACCGGTCACTGGAAAAACGCATCAACTAAGGTTGCACATGATGAGCTTGGGAATGCCGATTCATAATGATCGGCTATATCCGCAATTATTAGATAAAGCCGCCGATGATTTTGAAAACCCACTAAAGCTACTGGCAAAAAGATTACGTTTTACCGACCCGATCACTCAACAAAAAATTGATGTCAGCTGCGAAGGGTTAAATTTTTAA
- a CDS encoding SDR family NAD(P)-dependent oxidoreductase: MDDTNLLASFPGPLNIAIIGSSGAIGSAMMSLIGKELAGANLHLFARSCAATPDDLPALASIRCHSIDLTDPDSIERAAETIEQPLDMVLLLTGLLHQDDLQPEKSLKDIDAVAMQKVFAINTIGPALVAQAFLPKLAKNKKTIFAALSARVGSISDNRLGGWHSYRASKAALNMLIKNFSIEVARKNKQAIIVGLHPGTVDSRLSKPFQKNVKPEQLFSADYSAKKLLQVIDQLTVKDSGGCFAWDGKKIPE, from the coding sequence ATGGATGACACAAACCTACTTGCCAGCTTTCCCGGACCGTTAAATATCGCCATTATTGGCAGCTCAGGCGCGATTGGCTCAGCGATGATGAGTTTAATAGGCAAAGAACTAGCGGGTGCAAACCTTCATTTGTTTGCGCGTTCTTGCGCTGCTACACCGGATGACTTGCCAGCTTTAGCATCCATTCGCTGCCATTCGATTGATTTAACTGACCCGGATTCAATTGAGCGTGCAGCAGAAACTATTGAGCAGCCGTTAGATATGGTGCTGTTGCTAACCGGGTTGTTACATCAAGATGATCTCCAGCCAGAAAAAAGCCTGAAAGATATCGATGCGGTAGCAATGCAAAAAGTATTCGCTATTAACACGATTGGCCCTGCACTGGTTGCTCAAGCATTTTTACCTAAATTAGCCAAAAATAAAAAAACAATATTTGCTGCGCTCTCTGCTCGAGTAGGCAGTATTTCAGATAACCGATTAGGCGGTTGGCATAGTTACCGTGCTTCAAAGGCGGCATTGAATATGCTGATTAAAAACTTTTCAATTGAAGTGGCCAGGAAAAACAAGCAGGCGATTATTGTCGGGTTGCACCCGGGCACTGTTGATAGTCGATTGTCTAAACCTTTTCAGAAAAATGTTAAGCCAGAACAGCTTTTTAGTGCAGATTACTCTGCCAAAAAACTTTTACAGGTGATAGACCAATTAACAGTTAAAGATAGTGGTGGATGTTTTGCCTGGGACGGCAAGAAAATTCCGGAGTAA
- a CDS encoding glycoside hydrolase family 19 protein translates to MSDITEAHSDVSLLTVEKLSQLLSHDAADLASKYFLPLEQQMQHYQINTPLRQAHFLAQLIHESGGLRYNEENLNYSSEALRSVFGKYFESDEMANACARAPEQIANIVYANRMGNGDDESGDGWRYRGRGLIQLTGHDNYQLFADACGIDVISDPDLIAKEIPLSVATATWYWDHCQLNQLADKDDLREITRHINGGDNGLEDRQRLLDDAKNMLQI, encoded by the coding sequence ATGTCTGATATCACAGAAGCGCACAGCGATGTTTCCTTGTTAACGGTTGAAAAGCTATCGCAGTTACTCAGTCATGATGCGGCTGATCTTGCCAGTAAGTACTTCTTACCACTGGAACAGCAGATGCAGCATTACCAGATAAATACACCGCTCAGGCAAGCACATTTCCTTGCACAGCTCATCCATGAAAGCGGTGGTCTGCGCTATAACGAAGAAAACCTTAATTACAGCTCTGAAGCATTAAGGAGTGTTTTTGGTAAATATTTTGAGTCCGATGAAATGGCCAATGCCTGCGCCCGAGCGCCCGAACAAATCGCCAATATTGTTTATGCCAATCGAATGGGTAATGGAGATGATGAGTCGGGAGATGGCTGGCGCTATCGAGGTAGGGGGTTAATTCAATTGACCGGCCATGATAATTATCAGCTTTTTGCCGATGCTTGCGGTATTGATGTGATCTCAGATCCAGATCTTATCGCCAAGGAAATTCCATTGAGTGTCGCCACTGCAACCTGGTATTGGGATCATTGCCAGCTGAATCAATTGGCTGACAAAGATGACCTTAGAGAAATTACTCGTCATATTAATGGTGGCGATAACGGTTTGGAAGATCGACAGCGATTATTAGACGATGCAAAAAATATGCTGCAAATTTAA
- the hemH gene encoding ferrochelatase — translation MQFTGQTEYDHENSSLKKGVLLCNLGTPDAPTPKALRTYLRQFLSDYRVIGIPKLLWWVILNLVILPFRPKSSAKLYQQVWTDQGSPLLVTAKAQQKKLQQRFDQQFGEGQVPVALGMRYGNPSIESAIQQLTDQNVRDIVVLPLYPQYCAATAGSTWDALADTLKKYRWVPSVRFINGYHTTDGYLTALAASIQQQIDKTGMPDKIILSFHGTPESYLKQGDPYHCFCHQTTRLVTERLGLEKDQVMTTFQSRFGKAAWLQPYTDKTLQALPEQGVKNILIACPGFSADCLETIEEIDAEGRETFMHAGGEQFHYIPALNDRDDHIDGLYDLVTKNFS, via the coding sequence ATGCAATTTACTGGCCAGACTGAATACGATCATGAAAACAGTAGTTTGAAGAAAGGAGTGCTGTTGTGCAATCTGGGAACACCAGACGCACCAACGCCAAAAGCCCTAAGAACTTATCTGCGACAATTCTTGAGCGATTACCGAGTCATCGGTATTCCCAAGCTACTATGGTGGGTGATTCTCAACTTAGTTATTTTGCCATTTCGGCCAAAATCTTCCGCCAAACTCTATCAACAGGTTTGGACCGATCAGGGTTCTCCTTTGCTGGTCACCGCTAAGGCCCAGCAAAAAAAGCTACAGCAAAGGTTCGATCAACAATTTGGTGAAGGCCAAGTGCCGGTTGCTTTAGGCATGAGATATGGCAACCCGTCTATAGAATCCGCTATTCAGCAGCTGACCGATCAGAATGTTCGCGATATCGTAGTCTTGCCGCTTTATCCGCAATATTGTGCCGCCACCGCAGGCTCAACTTGGGATGCTCTAGCTGACACACTAAAGAAATATCGCTGGGTGCCCAGTGTTCGATTTATTAATGGCTACCACACCACCGATGGTTATTTAACCGCGTTGGCGGCATCAATTCAGCAGCAGATTGATAAAACCGGCATGCCAGATAAAATCATTTTGTCATTTCACGGCACACCGGAATCTTATTTAAAACAGGGTGATCCGTACCACTGCTTCTGCCATCAAACCACACGCTTGGTTACTGAGCGGTTGGGGTTAGAAAAAGATCAAGTAATGACCACTTTTCAGTCACGTTTCGGCAAGGCTGCTTGGTTGCAACCTTACACAGACAAAACCTTACAAGCATTGCCTGAGCAAGGGGTGAAAAACATTTTAATCGCTTGCCCGGGCTTTTCTGCTGATTGTTTGGAAACCATTGAAGAGATTGATGCTGAAGGGCGTGAAACATTTATGCATGCCGGTGGTGAACAATTTCATTATATTCCTGCGCTTAATGACAGGGATGATCATATTGATGGTTTGTATGATTTGGTGACGAAAAACTTCAGTTGA
- a CDS encoding cupin domain-containing protein, whose protein sequence is MKLLLTSLAITLALSVSSVSAHQTKGQMISAKEIPWSKLGNTPIDFSVLWGDRAIGANGTYLRLPAGFETGSHAHTHDYNGITIQGVWEHKIGSKWKRLPVGSYVFQPGKEFHNDRCKGPEACILLIQQNHKGDLLLPEK, encoded by the coding sequence ATGAAATTATTATTAACGTCACTCGCCATCACTTTGGCACTAAGTGTTTCAAGCGTTTCAGCACACCAAACTAAAGGGCAAATGATTTCGGCCAAAGAAATTCCTTGGTCAAAATTAGGCAATACACCCATAGACTTTTCAGTGTTATGGGGCGATCGGGCTATAGGTGCCAATGGAACTTATTTGCGCTTGCCTGCAGGTTTTGAAACCGGAAGCCATGCACATACTCATGATTACAATGGAATTACAATTCAGGGCGTCTGGGAACACAAAATTGGAAGCAAATGGAAGCGACTGCCAGTAGGTTCATATGTTTTTCAGCCTGGAAAAGAATTTCACAACGATCGCTGCAAAGGTCCAGAAGCTTGTATTTTATTGATTCAGCAAAATCACAAAGGCGATCTACTGCTTCCTGAAAAATAA
- a CDS encoding DUF5677 domain-containing protein, producing the protein MDEIEAIISRYDEEYVGDSLKSLDDINRFTGTFVKDVAEIYDCITRVRNIERNPSGFDLNDAPILGLLTRIWKLLKEIVTYYEKDNAEIISILERPLIEAAITAEYLLMSDSAVIDDYRKCSYKDRLRMLRELKEGSRFFETKAGKRLLKSVQEKMDLEGFSEDDFKEQKKNRWRLQGKTFFDIFKTITDEDLYKYTYGMMSESIHGSWNESMDWCLQKNEDETFSVYPFYHEADVRYISPTLKFCNESYRLWLRRIDCEDENMTNVLDWIERVNNRIFMIFDQKYDGPNG; encoded by the coding sequence ATGGACGAAATAGAAGCTATTATAAGTCGATATGATGAAGAGTATGTTGGCGATAGCCTGAAGTCACTTGATGATATAAATCGATTTACTGGTACTTTCGTAAAGGATGTTGCAGAGATTTATGATTGCATTACAAGAGTTCGAAATATAGAGCGTAATCCCAGTGGGTTTGACTTAAATGATGCTCCTATATTGGGGCTATTAACTAGGATATGGAAGCTACTCAAAGAAATCGTAACCTACTATGAAAAAGATAATGCCGAGATCATAAGCATATTGGAAAGGCCGTTAATTGAAGCAGCAATAACCGCTGAATATTTACTGATGAGTGATTCAGCTGTAATCGATGATTACAGAAAATGCTCATATAAAGATCGACTGAGAATGCTACGAGAGTTAAAGGAAGGCTCTCGTTTTTTTGAGACAAAGGCGGGCAAAAGGCTGCTTAAGTCAGTTCAGGAGAAAATGGACTTAGAAGGTTTCTCAGAAGACGATTTCAAGGAGCAAAAGAAAAATCGATGGAGGCTTCAAGGGAAGACCTTTTTCGATATATTCAAAACCATTACAGATGAAGATCTGTATAAATACACCTACGGGATGATGTCGGAATCTATACACGGATCATGGAACGAATCCATGGACTGGTGCCTTCAAAAGAACGAAGATGAAACATTCTCTGTATATCCTTTTTATCATGAGGCCGATGTAAGATATATCAGCCCTACACTCAAGTTTTGTAACGAGTCCTATAGGCTTTGGTTGAGGCGGATTGATTGCGAAGACGAGAATATGACGAATGTACTTGATTGGATTGAAAGAGTTAATAATAGAATATTCATGATATTCGATCAAAAATATGACGGGCCAAATGGCTAA
- a CDS encoding ECs_2282 family putative zinc-binding protein, whose product MNPEKYNRNISLLCPTCGCSDFSYEEGSDETIQIMTCASCKCEFNKDELI is encoded by the coding sequence ATGAATCCTGAAAAATACAACAGAAATATAAGCCTGCTTTGCCCTACATGCGGCTGTTCAGACTTTTCTTATGAAGAAGGGTCTGATGAAACAATACAAATTATGACTTGCGCATCATGTAAGTGCGAGTTTAATAAAGACGAGCTAATCTAG
- a CDS encoding IS5 family transposase (programmed frameshift), giving the protein MSERQPYPSDVTREKFALISPILESARKQTKPRQIDLYEVFCALLYLLRTGCPWRCIPHDFPKWQCIYSYYKIWKEPAQDGGPSPLEQALKKSVGEERKKQGRQKKTSFGIIDAQSVKNTDTAEEKGYDAGKKVSGIKRHILVDHGGLPHAVAVSTADVSDREGGLFLIESHQDNLSDIDNILVDGGYTGKPFSEGVNLLISSKVQVAKRSELHTFKVIPQRWVVERSFAWLEKNRRLWKNCERLLNSSLSFIHLAFLRLLLQRS; this is encoded by the exons ATGTCCGAAAGACAGCCTTATCCCAGCGATGTAACCCGTGAAAAATTTGCCTTGATTTCTCCCATACTTGAAAGTGCTCGCAAGCAAACAAAACCCCGGCAAATTGATCTTTATGAAGTATTTTGTGCGCTCTTGTATCTTTTGAGAACAGGCTGCCCTTGGCGCTGTATTCCTCATGACTTTCCAAAATGGCAGTGCATTTATTCCTATTACAAAATTTGGAAAGAACCTGCACAAGATGGTGGCCCAAGCCCTCTTGAGCAGGCTTTAAAAAAATCA GTTGGCGAGGAGCGAAAGAAGCAAGGCCGCCAGAAGAAGACTAGCTTTGGCATCATCGACGCACAAAGTGTAAAAAACACTGATACTGCTGAAGAAAAAGGGTATGACGCTGGCAAAAAAGTATCTGGGATCAAGCGGCATATTCTGGTCGATCATGGCGGTTTACCACATGCAGTTGCCGTGTCTACTGCAGACGTTTCAGACAGGGAAGGCGGTTTGTTTTTAATTGAATCTCACCAAGACAATTTATCCGATATAGATAATATTTTGGTTGATGGTGGGTATACTGGAAAACCATTTTCTGAAGGTGTTAATTTGCTTATTTCATCCAAGGTTCAAGTGGCAAAAAGATCAGAGTTACACACTTTTAAAGTTATTCCACAACGTTGGGTAGTGGAGCGATCATTTGCCTGGCTGGAAAAGAACCGAAGGCTATGGAAAAACTGTGAAAGATTGTTAAACAGTAGCTTAAGTTTCATCCACTTAGCTTTCTTAAGGCTACTGCTTCAGAGATCCTAA
- a CDS encoding cryptochrome/photolyase family protein, translating to MVSIIWFRQDLRLSDNPALHAAVARMKSCGGKLLAVYIDDQKWPKASVAGAASRCWLHHSLLALDHSLNGRLLVCSGDPAKILAELAEQTGADSVYWNRCYEPWQVQRDKQIKAKFKQRNIACQSFNGSLLWEPWQVLKKDQTPYKVFTPFYRRGCLSAQVPREPLPAVDLNQDQLLDISKLTRSSIDQLKLLPEHNWADDMLARWQNTAGELQIGENAAKQRLATFLNQGLAGYKQGRDFPSQSSVSRLSPHLHFGEISANQVWYAATDKVLADSGADTLQSDLDHFHSELAWREFSYYLLYHFPEIPTENFQKKFNNFQWKANEAYLLAWKKGQTGIPIIDAGMRELWQTGYMHNRVRMLVGSFLVKNLLQPWQEGASWFFDCLVDADLASNSASWQWVAGSGADAAPYFRIFNPVTQAAKFDANGEYIRRYVPEIAALPNKYLFDPSNAPDDILQQANIKLGKDYPFAIVDLKASRERALAKFKDLGSAIER from the coding sequence ATGGTTTCTATTATCTGGTTTCGACAAGATCTGAGGTTGTCGGATAACCCCGCTTTACACGCGGCAGTAGCGCGTATGAAGTCTTGCGGTGGCAAGCTGCTGGCAGTCTATATCGATGATCAGAAGTGGCCGAAGGCATCTGTTGCTGGTGCTGCCAGTCGATGCTGGTTACACCACAGTCTGCTTGCACTTGATCATTCTCTGAATGGGCGCTTGCTGGTTTGTTCCGGTGACCCGGCGAAGATTCTTGCTGAGCTGGCTGAGCAAACCGGGGCTGATTCAGTCTACTGGAATCGTTGTTATGAGCCTTGGCAGGTTCAGCGAGACAAGCAAATAAAGGCCAAATTCAAGCAGCGAAACATAGCCTGTCAGAGTTTTAACGGAAGCTTGCTATGGGAGCCGTGGCAAGTGCTTAAAAAAGATCAAACGCCTTATAAGGTTTTTACTCCGTTCTACCGTCGTGGCTGTCTGTCTGCACAGGTGCCCAGAGAGCCATTACCTGCGGTGGATTTAAATCAGGATCAGTTGCTTGATATTTCCAAGCTAACGAGAAGCTCGATAGATCAATTAAAGCTGTTGCCTGAGCATAATTGGGCCGATGATATGTTGGCACGTTGGCAAAATACCGCAGGTGAATTGCAAATTGGTGAAAATGCAGCGAAGCAACGTTTGGCGACCTTTCTCAATCAAGGGTTAGCTGGCTATAAACAAGGCAGAGATTTTCCAAGTCAATCTAGTGTTTCCCGTTTATCACCGCATCTGCATTTTGGGGAAATTTCGGCAAATCAGGTCTGGTATGCAGCAACAGATAAAGTGTTGGCTGATTCTGGCGCAGATACATTGCAAAGCGATCTTGATCATTTTCATAGTGAGCTGGCTTGGCGTGAGTTCTCTTACTATTTGCTATATCACTTTCCTGAAATTCCCACTGAAAATTTCCAGAAAAAATTTAATAATTTTCAGTGGAAAGCAAATGAAGCGTATTTATTAGCATGGAAAAAAGGCCAAACTGGAATTCCAATTATTGATGCTGGTATGCGTGAGTTATGGCAAACCGGTTATATGCATAATCGAGTGCGAATGTTGGTCGGTTCATTTCTGGTGAAAAATCTACTTCAACCATGGCAGGAAGGAGCGAGCTGGTTTTTTGATTGTTTAGTAGATGCTGACCTGGCTAGTAATAGCGCCAGCTGGCAGTGGGTAGCCGGTAGTGGTGCCGATGCCGCACCTTATTTTCGAATCTTTAACCCGGTCACCCAGGCCGCAAAGTTTGATGCAAATGGCGAATATATTCGCCGCTATGTTCCTGAAATTGCAGCGCTGCCCAATAAATACCTGTTTGATCCTTCCAATGCGCCTGATGACATATTGCAGCAAGCAAATATTAAACTTGGTAAGGATTACCCATTCGCAATTGTTGATTTGAAAGCTAGCCGTGAGCGAGCACTAGCAAAGTTTAAAGACCTTGGTAGCGCTATAGAAAGATAA
- a CDS encoding LysR family transcriptional regulator → MTTQNDISSMQKLFGSNELLFIYALCQGGTLEKAAKLLEKNPSSVYRAIQKIEQAIGAPLFTRSKQGYAPNDLARELAVQGEVVFKAINTANDFLSSGQRDGKVTLKITTTDLLFSCCLLPIFARYSDENPAIDFNISISNDTSMLWEREFDLAIRPTNFPPETMIGRKITQFSHKVSASNAYWEKLKSNKTVQTWLIPGGEIKNHYYKIWSQENAQADACFHSFDSMLAIRNAAMAGIGQAILPDLKGALDGLVEDSRCHFAEKTDLWLLYHPDSRANQAISDFARYIQSELSDR, encoded by the coding sequence GTGACTACGCAAAATGATATTTCATCGATGCAAAAGCTGTTTGGCAGCAATGAGTTACTTTTTATTTATGCGTTGTGCCAAGGCGGTACTTTAGAAAAAGCAGCCAAGCTATTAGAAAAGAACCCATCGTCGGTATATCGAGCGATTCAAAAGATTGAGCAAGCTATAGGTGCGCCACTTTTTACCCGTTCCAAGCAGGGCTATGCACCCAATGATTTAGCGAGAGAGTTGGCGGTTCAGGGTGAAGTGGTTTTCAAAGCAATTAATACTGCCAATGACTTTTTAAGCTCAGGTCAGCGCGATGGAAAAGTAACACTAAAAATTACCACAACCGATTTGTTGTTTTCATGTTGCTTGCTGCCAATATTTGCCCGTTATTCTGATGAGAACCCAGCAATCGATTTTAATATTAGCATTAGCAATGACACCTCAATGTTATGGGAAAGAGAGTTTGATTTAGCGATTAGGCCGACTAATTTTCCACCAGAAACAATGATTGGAAGAAAAATAACTCAATTTTCTCATAAGGTTTCTGCCAGCAATGCCTATTGGGAAAAGCTTAAAAGTAATAAAACAGTGCAAACTTGGCTAATTCCCGGTGGCGAAATTAAAAACCACTACTACAAAATATGGTCGCAAGAAAATGCACAGGCCGATGCATGTTTTCATAGTTTTGATTCAATGCTTGCTATTCGAAATGCGGCAATGGCTGGTATAGGTCAGGCTATTTTGCCCGATTTGAAGGGTGCTCTAGATGGTTTGGTTGAAGATAGTCGCTGTCATTTTGCTGAAAAAACAGATCTTTGGTTGTTATATCATCCAGATAGTCGAGCGAATCAAGCGATTTCAGATTTTGCTCGATATATTCAAAGTGAATTGTCTGATCGATAA
- the tnpA gene encoding IS66 family insertion sequence element accessory protein TnpA: MTKQQIWQQRIEQWQQSQLSQKQWCEQQQIKVEN, encoded by the coding sequence ATGACCAAACAACAAATCTGGCAGCAGCGTATCGAACAATGGCAGCAAAGCCAGCTTTCACAAAAACAGTGGTGCGAGCAACAGCAAATTAAAGTAGAAAACTGA
- a CDS encoding CCGSCS motif protein, producing MFEEHVMSEQAKETVETTKPATEATAAEVTPTEAETKKAEKKHDEPGFCCGSCS from the coding sequence ATATTTGAGGAACATGTTATGAGCGAACAAGCTAAAGAAACTGTTGAAACTACCAAGCCAGCAACTGAAGCGACTGCAGCAGAAGTAACACCTACTGAAGCAGAAACTAAAAAAGCTGAAAAGAAGCACGATGAGCCAGGTTTCTGCTGTGGTTCATGCTCATAA
- a CDS encoding ISAs1 family transposase has product MSPTVLDYFSDIEDPRQKGKVTHSLDKILLISLCGMLCGADDWETIETFAENKQAWLGQFVDMSDGVPSHDTLGRVFSRIRPEQFTQCFIEWVQGFIEQHKDVDKETLSVIALDGKTARRSQDKRNSKSAMHMMNAWCCANQLVLGQLVVDEKTNEITALPDLLKLIDAQGSIITADALNCQKDITQACIESGADYLLAVKGNQPTLHEYIHDYFEKKKPKAYRRPEINFFESSEKNRNRDEIRRCWVADASDLIPNRAEWTSLNSIVRIDRSRTIDEKTSFETHYYICSNNQLSAEEVLSAARQHWQVEIMHWTLDMCFREDEQRARKDYSAENMTIMRQVSMNLLKHDKTPRLSMKRKRLVACMNESYLEKLLFLNT; this is encoded by the coding sequence ATGTCACCTACTGTTCTTGATTACTTTTCAGATATCGAAGATCCTCGCCAAAAAGGTAAGGTCACTCATTCCCTAGATAAAATTCTTTTGATCAGTCTATGCGGCATGCTATGCGGTGCAGATGACTGGGAGACCATTGAAACATTTGCTGAAAATAAACAAGCATGGCTTGGTCAGTTTGTTGATATGAGTGATGGCGTTCCCAGTCACGACACCCTTGGAAGAGTATTCTCAAGAATACGGCCTGAGCAGTTCACGCAATGCTTTATTGAGTGGGTTCAAGGATTTATTGAACAACACAAAGATGTAGATAAAGAAACATTGTCTGTCATTGCACTCGATGGGAAAACAGCCCGAAGAAGCCAAGACAAAAGAAATAGCAAGAGCGCAATGCACATGATGAATGCCTGGTGTTGCGCAAATCAGCTCGTGCTGGGGCAATTAGTGGTAGATGAAAAAACTAATGAAATTACTGCATTACCCGACCTACTGAAATTGATCGACGCACAAGGCAGTATCATTACTGCAGATGCGCTAAATTGCCAAAAAGATATCACTCAAGCGTGTATTGAATCGGGCGCAGATTATTTGCTGGCAGTAAAAGGTAATCAGCCTACATTACACGAGTATATTCATGATTATTTTGAAAAAAAGAAACCCAAAGCTTACAGGCGCCCAGAGATTAATTTTTTTGAAAGTAGTGAAAAGAATCGAAACCGGGATGAAATTCGTCGTTGCTGGGTGGCAGATGCCTCTGACTTAATACCAAATCGAGCAGAATGGACATCGCTAAACAGCATTGTCCGGATAGATAGAAGCCGAACAATCGATGAAAAAACATCTTTCGAAACACATTATTATATTTGCAGTAACAATCAGTTATCAGCAGAAGAGGTTCTTTCAGCAGCCCGGCAGCATTGGCAGGTGGAAATCATGCACTGGACGCTGGACATGTGTTTCAGAGAAGACGAACAACGTGCTAGAAAAGACTATAGTGCAGAAAATATGACGATTATGCGGCAAGTATCAATGAATTTATTGAAGCACGATAAGACACCAAGGCTCAGCATGAAAAGAAAACGGCTGGTAGCTTGCATGAATGAAAGCTACCTTGAGAAGCTGTTGTTTTTAAATACCTGA
- a CDS encoding YopT-type cysteine protease domain-containing protein, whose protein sequence is MPRNPDKTNISSTSTFPQCDYRLIDRHIQSNDLSDLLASKASQFGGCRTKKFEQQSFNIKTGMGSWFKDPALTPDHQVWGGACHALSITWITEHAHGRSIWPWLQCSCGDILSGPASYILALQASSKGVSEPYFNYFTYYGSSKSHWQKMIFNFYGMTPYPLIGQYDYEASITFQNNPIKQNLDHLLSEIFNTTDHYILLRFYNVQQHGHCISMWSGKDIVLFDPEIGEFWFPSKDGFTEWFYEYWKKACLTHFVLPTFYISKWTCSYK, encoded by the coding sequence ATGCCACGAAACCCAGATAAAACTAACATTTCCTCAACAAGCACCTTCCCTCAATGTGACTACAGATTAATTGACCGTCATATTCAATCAAACGATTTATCTGATTTACTTGCAAGCAAAGCATCACAATTTGGCGGATGTAGAACTAAAAAATTTGAACAACAGTCTTTTAATATAAAAACAGGCATGGGTAGTTGGTTTAAAGATCCAGCACTCACCCCCGATCATCAAGTTTGGGGTGGCGCTTGTCACGCTCTATCTATTACCTGGATTACTGAACATGCCCATGGTCGAAGCATTTGGCCATGGTTGCAATGTTCATGTGGTGACATTTTATCCGGACCTGCCAGCTATATTTTGGCACTGCAGGCAAGTAGTAAAGGTGTAAGTGAGCCATATTTTAATTATTTTACTTACTACGGAAGTTCCAAATCTCATTGGCAGAAAATGATTTTTAATTTTTACGGCATGACACCCTACCCCTTAATTGGTCAATACGACTATGAAGCATCAATCACCTTCCAGAACAATCCAATCAAACAAAATTTGGATCACCTATTATCTGAGATTTTTAATACTACAGATCATTATATCTTACTGAGATTTTATAACGTTCAGCAACATGGCCATTGCATAAGCATGTGGTCTGGAAAAGATATTGTGCTTTTTGACCCTGAAATAGGAGAATTCTGGTTCCCTTCTAAAGACGGGTTTACAGAATGGTTTTATGAATATTGGAAGAAAGCCTGCCTCACTCATTTTGTCCTACCTACTTTTTACATTTCTAAATGGACTTGCTCATATAAATAG